One genomic region from uncultured Tateyamaria sp. encodes:
- a CDS encoding thiamine pyrophosphate-binding protein yields the protein MKDLPPTPPRAADVLAARLYDAGCRFAFGMPGGEVLTIVDALERAGIRFILCKHENAAAFMAEGAWHRTGAPGILVATVGPGALNGVNAVANAHQDRVPLIVLAGCVDADEAQTYTHQVLDQTQVFRPITKATFTLNTGAAHVIADKAVGIATEGRPGPVHIDVPITVAVTPVTPPVSVPRAPAEPVVPAQQSLTQMRAALAAAERPVLIVGVDALNQGFDPRCQDMAATLRRFVETYNVPVITTYKAKGLLPEDHPLALGGAGLSPKADRILLPVVHRADLIIGLGYDPIEMRTGWRDFYYPGIQTMIDITAEPNHHYMHQATTNVIGDCAATLTAMSDGIEPRTTWADGEIAKARADLAAAFPTDEDWGPAAVIDTCRAALPRDALATADSGAHRILLSQMWACYEPRGLMQSSALCTMGCAVPLAMGAQVAEPDRTVVSFSGDAGFLMVAGELSTAAELGLRTIFVVFVDASLALIELKQRQRQLTNAGVDFAKHDFAAIGRAFGGAGHTVSSRAELRAALDAARSADTFTVIAAVIDRGAYDGRI from the coding sequence ATGAAAGACCTGCCCCCCACCCCGCCCCGTGCCGCTGACGTTCTGGCTGCGCGGCTTTATGACGCCGGGTGTCGCTTTGCCTTCGGCATGCCCGGGGGCGAAGTTCTGACCATCGTGGACGCGCTGGAGCGGGCGGGCATCCGGTTCATTCTGTGCAAGCACGAAAATGCCGCCGCTTTCATGGCTGAGGGAGCCTGGCACCGCACAGGCGCGCCCGGCATCCTGGTGGCCACGGTGGGGCCCGGCGCCTTGAACGGCGTGAACGCCGTTGCCAACGCCCATCAGGACCGTGTTCCGCTGATCGTGCTGGCGGGCTGCGTCGATGCGGATGAGGCGCAGACCTATACCCACCAGGTGCTGGACCAGACCCAGGTGTTCCGCCCGATCACCAAGGCCACCTTCACGCTGAACACGGGTGCGGCCCATGTGATCGCCGACAAGGCCGTTGGCATCGCGACGGAAGGGCGCCCCGGTCCCGTCCATATCGATGTCCCCATCACCGTGGCCGTCACGCCCGTGACACCGCCCGTTTCGGTGCCACGCGCACCAGCCGAACCGGTGGTCCCGGCCCAGCAATCCCTGACGCAGATGCGCGCCGCACTGGCCGCCGCCGAACGCCCGGTTCTGATCGTGGGTGTTGATGCGCTGAACCAGGGATTTGACCCCCGCTGTCAGGACATGGCCGCCACGCTGCGTCGCTTTGTCGAAACCTACAACGTGCCTGTCATCACCACCTACAAGGCCAAGGGGCTGCTGCCCGAGGATCATCCGCTGGCGCTGGGTGGGGCGGGCCTGTCGCCCAAGGCGGACAGGATCCTGTTGCCGGTTGTGCACCGGGCCGACCTGATCATCGGCCTGGGCTATGATCCGATCGAAATGCGGACCGGCTGGCGGGATTTCTACTATCCCGGCATCCAGACCATGATCGACATCACGGCGGAGCCGAACCACCATTACATGCACCAGGCCACCACCAACGTGATCGGCGATTGCGCGGCAACCCTGACAGCCATGAGCGACGGGATCGAACCGCGCACGACGTGGGCGGATGGCGAAATTGCCAAGGCCAGGGCAGATCTTGCAGCCGCCTTCCCGACCGATGAAGACTGGGGTCCTGCCGCCGTGATCGATACCTGCCGGGCCGCCCTGCCGCGCGACGCGCTTGCCACTGCTGACAGCGGTGCGCACCGCATCCTGCTGAGCCAGATGTGGGCGTGTTACGAGCCGCGCGGTCTGATGCAGTCATCCGCACTTTGCACCATGGGCTGTGCGGTTCCGCTGGCGATGGGCGCGCAAGTGGCTGAGCCTGACCGCACGGTTGTCAGCTTTTCCGGCGATGCCGGTTTCCTGATGGTCGCGGGTGAATTGTCCACTGCCGCCGAACTGGGGCTTAGGACCATCTTCGTGGTGTTCGTGGACGCCTCCCTTGCCCTGATCGAGCTGAAACAGCGTCAGCGGCAACTGACAAATGCGGGCGTGGATTTTGCCAAGCACGACTTTGCCGCCATTGGCCGTGCCTTTGGCGGGGCGGGTCATACGGTTTCCTCGCGCGCCGAGCTTCGGGCGGCCCTGGACGCCGCCCGATCCGCGGATACCTTCACTGTCATCGCAGCCGTGATTGACCGGGGGGCGTATGATGGCCGCATCTGA
- a CDS encoding CoA transferase yields MAASDTPGALDGLFVLDLSRILAGPTATQLLGDMGATVIKIENPETGGDDTRAWGPNYAKGADGNPTDLSAYFMAANRNKQSVAVDLSTDDGQDIVRQLAARADVVIENYKPDGLVKYGLDHTTLRKAHPGLVYCSISGFGQTGPNRDQPGYDLMAQGYGGIMSLTGDPDGTPTKVGVGIADVMCGMYATIGILAALRHRDQTGEGQHIDLSLVDAQMAWLINEGCNYLVSGQVPERRGNAHPNIVPYDAFATSDGHVLVAVGNDSQFVRFCDAIGAPELGTDPRYATNLKRIENRVTLTAALTPLLAAMTKDDLLGKMHSVKVPGGPIHDVAEALKSDQAKARGTVVHVPRDDVADGHVRLLANPLKFSATPVTYRRPPPRFGQDTDAVLATLKSQKPHQDDT; encoded by the coding sequence ATGGCCGCATCTGACACACCGGGCGCGCTGGACGGGCTGTTTGTCCTTGACCTGTCGCGCATCCTTGCGGGTCCGACGGCCACTCAGTTGCTGGGCGATATGGGGGCAACGGTCATCAAGATCGAAAACCCCGAGACCGGAGGTGATGACACCCGCGCGTGGGGGCCGAACTATGCCAAGGGCGCGGATGGCAACCCGACCGACCTGTCGGCCTATTTCATGGCGGCCAACCGCAACAAGCAATCAGTGGCCGTGGACCTGTCCACCGACGACGGGCAGGACATCGTCCGACAGCTGGCCGCCCGCGCGGATGTGGTGATTGAAAACTACAAACCCGACGGGCTGGTCAAATACGGGCTCGACCACACGACGCTGCGCAAGGCGCATCCCGGGCTAGTCTACTGTTCGATCTCTGGCTTTGGGCAGACCGGCCCAAACCGGGATCAGCCAGGCTATGACCTGATGGCGCAAGGGTATGGCGGGATCATGTCGCTGACTGGCGACCCGGACGGCACGCCAACCAAGGTGGGCGTGGGCATCGCCGATGTCATGTGCGGAATGTATGCGACCATCGGTATTCTGGCCGCCCTGCGCCACCGGGATCAGACAGGCGAAGGGCAACATATCGACCTGAGCCTGGTGGACGCGCAAATGGCGTGGCTGATCAACGAAGGGTGCAATTACCTTGTCTCGGGTCAGGTGCCCGAACGACGCGGCAACGCGCATCCCAACATCGTGCCCTATGACGCCTTTGCCACGTCGGACGGCCACGTGCTGGTGGCCGTGGGCAATGACAGCCAGTTCGTCCGGTTTTGCGACGCCATCGGCGCACCAGAGCTGGGCACGGATCCGCGCTATGCGACCAACCTCAAGCGGATCGAAAACCGGGTCACTCTGACAGCGGCGTTGACGCCCCTCCTTGCGGCCATGACCAAGGACGATCTGCTGGGCAAGATGCACAGCGTGAAGGTGCCAGGTGGTCCCATCCATGACGTGGCCGAAGCACTGAAGTCCGATCAGGCAAAAGCACGCGGTACGGTTGTGCATGTGCCGCGCGACGACGTCGCGGACGGACACGTCCGGCTTCTGGCGAATCCGCTCAAGTTTTCAGCAACACCAGTGACATATCGGCGCCCTCCGCCCCGGTTCGGGCAGGACACGGACGCGGTTCTTGCAACACTGAAGTCTCAAAAACCGCACCAAGACGACACCTGA
- a CDS encoding tetratricopeptide repeat protein, with translation MMHDICQAPVSLEDPALVDEWNGMIRAFMAHGTATPTHLGAVLSGAPQFAMGFAAKGLFSLMMGRAELWDVAHQAGKDAVAALAVSGGSPRERLWVRALGEWLDGRPSGAIAAMERVLAEHPTDTLSAKVSHAIRFILGDGVGMRASIENILDAHKGHALEGYVHGCHAFTLEETGEYAAAEAAGLKGLELTTDDAWGLHAVAHVYDMTSRPDAGISLIENNLSAWDHCNNFRYHVWWHKALLHMDRGENDIVLALYDQQIRADKTDDYRDIANATSLLMRLELEGMNVSNRWDELADFAQNRTDDGCLVFADLHYQLALGAAGREDAKAAMAARFAVDAARQGEMPARVADPGKAALAGLNAFAEGRYDAAFRDLAAARPTMQTIGGSHAQRDVFERMTIDAGLRSGMYDAVEALIEDRIARRAGVIDRFAATRLASINDARRIPAQ, from the coding sequence ATGATGCACGATATCTGCCAAGCGCCGGTCAGCCTGGAGGACCCCGCGCTCGTTGACGAGTGGAACGGTATGATCCGCGCCTTCATGGCGCACGGCACCGCCACGCCGACGCATCTGGGCGCTGTTTTGTCCGGTGCACCGCAATTCGCGATGGGCTTTGCTGCCAAGGGCCTGTTTTCCCTGATGATGGGACGGGCCGAACTTTGGGACGTAGCGCATCAGGCCGGCAAGGACGCCGTTGCCGCGCTGGCCGTGTCTGGCGGCAGCCCCCGGGAACGGTTGTGGGTCCGCGCGTTGGGTGAGTGGTTGGATGGCCGCCCATCCGGCGCAATTGCCGCGATGGAACGCGTGCTGGCTGAACATCCCACAGATACCCTGTCGGCCAAGGTCAGCCATGCCATCCGCTTTATCCTGGGCGATGGCGTGGGCATGCGCGCGTCGATCGAGAACATCCTGGACGCCCACAAAGGCCACGCGCTCGAAGGCTATGTGCACGGCTGCCACGCCTTCACGCTGGAAGAAACGGGCGAGTACGCCGCTGCCGAAGCCGCTGGCCTCAAGGGGCTGGAATTGACAACCGACGACGCCTGGGGCCTGCACGCTGTCGCCCACGTCTATGACATGACATCCCGCCCCGATGCCGGGATTTCCCTGATCGAAAACAACCTTTCTGCCTGGGATCACTGCAACAACTTCCGCTACCATGTGTGGTGGCACAAGGCGCTGCTGCACATGGACCGGGGCGAGAACGACATCGTGCTGGCGCTTTATGATCAGCAGATCCGCGCGGACAAGACCGACGACTACCGCGACATCGCCAATGCAACATCGCTGCTGATGCGGCTGGAACTGGAAGGCATGAACGTATCGAACCGGTGGGACGAGCTGGCGGATTTCGCCCAGAACCGCACCGACGACGGTTGCCTGGTCTTTGCCGATCTGCACTATCAACTGGCGCTTGGTGCCGCAGGGCGTGAAGACGCCAAGGCCGCCATGGCGGCGCGCTTTGCCGTTGATGCCGCACGCCAGGGCGAAATGCCCGCACGCGTCGCCGATCCGGGCAAGGCAGCCCTTGCCGGTCTGAATGCCTTTGCCGAAGGGCGCTATGACGCGGCCTTCCGCGACCTCGCTGCGGCGCGCCCGACCATGCAAACCATCGGCGGCAGCCACGCCCAGCGCGACGTATTCGAACGGATGACCATTGATGCAGGCTTGCGGTCCGGAATGTATGACGCGGTTGAGGCCCTGATCGAAGACAGGATCGCCCGCCGCGCGGGTGTCATCGACCGGTTCGCCGCGACGCGGCTTGCCTCGATCAACGACGCCCGGCGCATCCCTGCGCAATAA